A region of Marmota flaviventris isolate mMarFla1 chromosome 11, mMarFla1.hap1, whole genome shotgun sequence DNA encodes the following proteins:
- the Nr4a2 gene encoding nuclear receptor subfamily 4 group A member 2 isoform X1 — protein sequence MPCVQAQYGSSPQGASPASQSYSYHSSGEYSSDFLTPEFVKFSMDLTNTEITATTSLPSFSTFMDNYSTGYDVKPPCLYQMPLSGQQSSIKVEDIQMHNYQQHSHLPPQSEEMMPHSGSVYYKPSSPPTPTTPGFQVQHSPMWDDPGSLHNFHQNYVATTHMIEQRKTPVSRLSLFSFKQSPPGTPVSSCQMRFDGPLHVPMNPEPAGSHHVVDGQTFAVPNPIRKPASMGFPGLQIGHASQLLDTQVPSPPSRGSPSNEGLCAVCGDNAACQHYGVRTCEGCKGFFKRTVQKNAKYVCLANKNCPVDKRRRNRCQYCRFQKCLAVGMVKEVVRTDSLKGRRGRLPSKPKSPQEPSPPSPPVSLISALVRAHVDSNPAMTSLDYSRFQANPDYQMSGDDTQHIQQFYDLLTGSMEIIRGWAEKIPGFADLPKADQDLLFESAFLELFVLRLAYRSNPVEGKLIFCNGVVLHRLQCVRGFGEWIDSIVEFSSNLQNMNIDISAFSCIAALAMVTERHGLKEPKRVEELQNKIVNCLKDHVTFNNGGLNRPNYLSKLLGKLPELRTLCTQGLQRIFYLKLEDLVPPPAIIDKLFLDTLPF from the exons ATGCCTTGTGTTCAGGCGCAGTATGGGTCCTCGCCTCAAGGAGCCAGCCCTGCTTCTCAGAGCTACAGTTACCACTCTTCGGGAGAATACAGCTCCGATTTCTTAACTCCAGAGTTTGTCAAGTTTAGCATGGACCTCACCAACACTGAAATCACTGCCACCACTTCTCTCCCCAGCTTCAGTACCTTTATGGACAACTACAGCACAGGCTACGACGTCAAGCCACCTTGCTTGTACCAAATGCCCCTGTCCGGACAGCAGTCCTCCATTAAGGTAGAAGACATTCAGATGCACAACTACCAGCAACACAGCCACCTGCCCCCCCAGTCTGAGGAGATGATGCCGCACTCCGGGTCGGTTTACTACAAGCCCTCCTCGCCTCCGACACCCACCACCCCGGGCTTCCAGGTGCAACACAGCCCCATGTGGGACGACCCGGGGTCTCTCCACAACTTCCACCAGAACTACGTAGCCACTACACACATGATTGAGCAGAGGAAAACGCCTGTCTCCCGCCTCTCGCTCTTCTCCTTTAAGCAGTCGCCCCCAGGCACTCCGGTGTCTAGCTGCCAGATGCGCTTCGACGGGCCCCTGCACGTCCCCATGAACCCGGAGCCCGCGGGCAGCCACCACGTGGTGGACGGGCAGACCTTCGCTGTGCCCAACCCCATTCGCAAGCCTGCGTCTATGGGCTTCCCGGGCCTGCAGATCGGCCACGCGTCTCAGCTGCTTGACACACAGGTGCCCTCGCCACCGTCGCGGGGCTCCCCCTCCAACGAGGGGCTGTGTGCGGTGTGTGGCGACAATGCGGCTTGCCAGCACTACGGCGTGCGCACTTGTGAGGGCTGCAAAGGCTTCTTTAAG CGCACAGTGCAAAAAAACGCGAAATATGTGTGTTTAGCAAATAAAAACTGCCCAGTGGACAAGCGGCGCCGGAATCGTTGTCAATATTGCCGATTTCAAAAGTGCCTGGCTGTTGGGATGGTCAAAGAAG TGGTTCGCACGGACAGTTTAAAAGGCCGGAGAGGTCGTTTACCCTCGAAACCGAAGAGCCCACAGGAGCCCTCTCCCCCCTCGCCCCCGGTGAGTCTGATCAGTGCCCTCGTCAGGGCCCATGTCGACTCCAACCCGGCTATGACCAGCCTGGACTATTCCAGG TTCCAGGCGAACCCTGACTATCAGATGAGTGGAGATGACACCCAGCATATACAGCAGTTCTATGATCTCCTGACTGGCTCCATGGAGATCATCAGGGGCTGGGCGGAGAAGATCCCCGGCTTTGCTGACCTGCCCAAAGCTGACCAGGACCTGCTTTTTGAATCAGCTTTCTTAGAACTGTTTGTCCTTCGATTAGCATACAG GTCCAACCCAGTGGAGGGTAAACTCATCTTTTGCAATGGGGTGGTCTTGCACAGGTTGCAATGCGTGCGTGGCTTTGGGGAATGGATTGATTCCATTGTTGAATTCTCCTCCAACTTGCAGAATATGAACATCGACATTTCTGCCTTCTCCTGCATTGCTGCCCTGGCTATGGTTACAG AGAGACATGGGCTCAAAGAACCCAAGAGAGTGGAAGAACTGCAAAACAAAATTGTAAATTGTCTCAAAGACCACGTGACTTTCAATAATGGGGGGTTGAACCGCCCCAACTATCTGTCCAAACTGTTGGGGAAGCTCCCAGAACTCCGTACCCTTTGTACACAGGGTCTACAACGCATTTTCTACCTGAAATTGGAAGACTTGGTACCACCACCAGCAATAATTGACAAACTTTTCCTGGACACTTTACCTTTCTAA
- the Nr4a2 gene encoding nuclear receptor subfamily 4 group A member 2 isoform X2, whose translation MPCVQAQYGSSPQGASPASQSYSYHSSGEYSSDFLTPEFVKFSMDLTNTEITATTSLPSFSTFMDNYSTGYDVKPPCLYQMPLSGQQSSIKVEDIQMHNYQQHSHLPPQSEEMMPHSGSVYYKPSSPPTPTTPGFQVQHSPMWDDPGSLHNFHQNYVATTHMIEQRKTPVSRLSLFSFKQSPPGTPVSSCQMRFDGPLHVPMNPEPAGSHHVVDGQTFAVPNPIRKPASMGFPGLQIGHASQLLDTQVPSPPSRGSPSNEGLCAVCGDNAACQHYGVRTCEGCKGFFKRTVQKNAKYVCLANKNCPVDKRRRNRCQYCRFQKCLAVGMVKEVVRTDSLKGRRGRLPSKPKSPQEPSPPSPPFQANPDYQMSGDDTQHIQQFYDLLTGSMEIIRGWAEKIPGFADLPKADQDLLFESAFLELFVLRLAYRSNPVEGKLIFCNGVVLHRLQCVRGFGEWIDSIVEFSSNLQNMNIDISAFSCIAALAMVTERHGLKEPKRVEELQNKIVNCLKDHVTFNNGGLNRPNYLSKLLGKLPELRTLCTQGLQRIFYLKLEDLVPPPAIIDKLFLDTLPF comes from the exons ATGCCTTGTGTTCAGGCGCAGTATGGGTCCTCGCCTCAAGGAGCCAGCCCTGCTTCTCAGAGCTACAGTTACCACTCTTCGGGAGAATACAGCTCCGATTTCTTAACTCCAGAGTTTGTCAAGTTTAGCATGGACCTCACCAACACTGAAATCACTGCCACCACTTCTCTCCCCAGCTTCAGTACCTTTATGGACAACTACAGCACAGGCTACGACGTCAAGCCACCTTGCTTGTACCAAATGCCCCTGTCCGGACAGCAGTCCTCCATTAAGGTAGAAGACATTCAGATGCACAACTACCAGCAACACAGCCACCTGCCCCCCCAGTCTGAGGAGATGATGCCGCACTCCGGGTCGGTTTACTACAAGCCCTCCTCGCCTCCGACACCCACCACCCCGGGCTTCCAGGTGCAACACAGCCCCATGTGGGACGACCCGGGGTCTCTCCACAACTTCCACCAGAACTACGTAGCCACTACACACATGATTGAGCAGAGGAAAACGCCTGTCTCCCGCCTCTCGCTCTTCTCCTTTAAGCAGTCGCCCCCAGGCACTCCGGTGTCTAGCTGCCAGATGCGCTTCGACGGGCCCCTGCACGTCCCCATGAACCCGGAGCCCGCGGGCAGCCACCACGTGGTGGACGGGCAGACCTTCGCTGTGCCCAACCCCATTCGCAAGCCTGCGTCTATGGGCTTCCCGGGCCTGCAGATCGGCCACGCGTCTCAGCTGCTTGACACACAGGTGCCCTCGCCACCGTCGCGGGGCTCCCCCTCCAACGAGGGGCTGTGTGCGGTGTGTGGCGACAATGCGGCTTGCCAGCACTACGGCGTGCGCACTTGTGAGGGCTGCAAAGGCTTCTTTAAG CGCACAGTGCAAAAAAACGCGAAATATGTGTGTTTAGCAAATAAAAACTGCCCAGTGGACAAGCGGCGCCGGAATCGTTGTCAATATTGCCGATTTCAAAAGTGCCTGGCTGTTGGGATGGTCAAAGAAG TGGTTCGCACGGACAGTTTAAAAGGCCGGAGAGGTCGTTTACCCTCGAAACCGAAGAGCCCACAGGAGCCCTCTCCCCCCTCGCCCCCG TTCCAGGCGAACCCTGACTATCAGATGAGTGGAGATGACACCCAGCATATACAGCAGTTCTATGATCTCCTGACTGGCTCCATGGAGATCATCAGGGGCTGGGCGGAGAAGATCCCCGGCTTTGCTGACCTGCCCAAAGCTGACCAGGACCTGCTTTTTGAATCAGCTTTCTTAGAACTGTTTGTCCTTCGATTAGCATACAG GTCCAACCCAGTGGAGGGTAAACTCATCTTTTGCAATGGGGTGGTCTTGCACAGGTTGCAATGCGTGCGTGGCTTTGGGGAATGGATTGATTCCATTGTTGAATTCTCCTCCAACTTGCAGAATATGAACATCGACATTTCTGCCTTCTCCTGCATTGCTGCCCTGGCTATGGTTACAG AGAGACATGGGCTCAAAGAACCCAAGAGAGTGGAAGAACTGCAAAACAAAATTGTAAATTGTCTCAAAGACCACGTGACTTTCAATAATGGGGGGTTGAACCGCCCCAACTATCTGTCCAAACTGTTGGGGAAGCTCCCAGAACTCCGTACCCTTTGTACACAGGGTCTACAACGCATTTTCTACCTGAAATTGGAAGACTTGGTACCACCACCAGCAATAATTGACAAACTTTTCCTGGACACTTTACCTTTCTAA
- the Nr4a2 gene encoding nuclear receptor subfamily 4 group A member 2 isoform X3, with protein MDNYSTGYDVKPPCLYQMPLSGQQSSIKVEDIQMHNYQQHSHLPPQSEEMMPHSGSVYYKPSSPPTPTTPGFQVQHSPMWDDPGSLHNFHQNYVATTHMIEQRKTPVSRLSLFSFKQSPPGTPVSSCQMRFDGPLHVPMNPEPAGSHHVVDGQTFAVPNPIRKPASMGFPGLQIGHASQLLDTQVPSPPSRGSPSNEGLCAVCGDNAACQHYGVRTCEGCKGFFKRTVQKNAKYVCLANKNCPVDKRRRNRCQYCRFQKCLAVGMVKEVVRTDSLKGRRGRLPSKPKSPQEPSPPSPPVSLISALVRAHVDSNPAMTSLDYSRFQANPDYQMSGDDTQHIQQFYDLLTGSMEIIRGWAEKIPGFADLPKADQDLLFESAFLELFVLRLAYRSNPVEGKLIFCNGVVLHRLQCVRGFGEWIDSIVEFSSNLQNMNIDISAFSCIAALAMVTERHGLKEPKRVEELQNKIVNCLKDHVTFNNGGLNRPNYLSKLLGKLPELRTLCTQGLQRIFYLKLEDLVPPPAIIDKLFLDTLPF; from the exons ATGGACAACTACAGCACAGGCTACGACGTCAAGCCACCTTGCTTGTACCAAATGCCCCTGTCCGGACAGCAGTCCTCCATTAAGGTAGAAGACATTCAGATGCACAACTACCAGCAACACAGCCACCTGCCCCCCCAGTCTGAGGAGATGATGCCGCACTCCGGGTCGGTTTACTACAAGCCCTCCTCGCCTCCGACACCCACCACCCCGGGCTTCCAGGTGCAACACAGCCCCATGTGGGACGACCCGGGGTCTCTCCACAACTTCCACCAGAACTACGTAGCCACTACACACATGATTGAGCAGAGGAAAACGCCTGTCTCCCGCCTCTCGCTCTTCTCCTTTAAGCAGTCGCCCCCAGGCACTCCGGTGTCTAGCTGCCAGATGCGCTTCGACGGGCCCCTGCACGTCCCCATGAACCCGGAGCCCGCGGGCAGCCACCACGTGGTGGACGGGCAGACCTTCGCTGTGCCCAACCCCATTCGCAAGCCTGCGTCTATGGGCTTCCCGGGCCTGCAGATCGGCCACGCGTCTCAGCTGCTTGACACACAGGTGCCCTCGCCACCGTCGCGGGGCTCCCCCTCCAACGAGGGGCTGTGTGCGGTGTGTGGCGACAATGCGGCTTGCCAGCACTACGGCGTGCGCACTTGTGAGGGCTGCAAAGGCTTCTTTAAG CGCACAGTGCAAAAAAACGCGAAATATGTGTGTTTAGCAAATAAAAACTGCCCAGTGGACAAGCGGCGCCGGAATCGTTGTCAATATTGCCGATTTCAAAAGTGCCTGGCTGTTGGGATGGTCAAAGAAG TGGTTCGCACGGACAGTTTAAAAGGCCGGAGAGGTCGTTTACCCTCGAAACCGAAGAGCCCACAGGAGCCCTCTCCCCCCTCGCCCCCGGTGAGTCTGATCAGTGCCCTCGTCAGGGCCCATGTCGACTCCAACCCGGCTATGACCAGCCTGGACTATTCCAGG TTCCAGGCGAACCCTGACTATCAGATGAGTGGAGATGACACCCAGCATATACAGCAGTTCTATGATCTCCTGACTGGCTCCATGGAGATCATCAGGGGCTGGGCGGAGAAGATCCCCGGCTTTGCTGACCTGCCCAAAGCTGACCAGGACCTGCTTTTTGAATCAGCTTTCTTAGAACTGTTTGTCCTTCGATTAGCATACAG GTCCAACCCAGTGGAGGGTAAACTCATCTTTTGCAATGGGGTGGTCTTGCACAGGTTGCAATGCGTGCGTGGCTTTGGGGAATGGATTGATTCCATTGTTGAATTCTCCTCCAACTTGCAGAATATGAACATCGACATTTCTGCCTTCTCCTGCATTGCTGCCCTGGCTATGGTTACAG AGAGACATGGGCTCAAAGAACCCAAGAGAGTGGAAGAACTGCAAAACAAAATTGTAAATTGTCTCAAAGACCACGTGACTTTCAATAATGGGGGGTTGAACCGCCCCAACTATCTGTCCAAACTGTTGGGGAAGCTCCCAGAACTCCGTACCCTTTGTACACAGGGTCTACAACGCATTTTCTACCTGAAATTGGAAGACTTGGTACCACCACCAGCAATAATTGACAAACTTTTCCTGGACACTTTACCTTTCTAA